The following coding sequences lie in one Gorilla gorilla gorilla isolate KB3781 chromosome 5, NHGRI_mGorGor1-v2.1_pri, whole genome shotgun sequence genomic window:
- the LOC129534194 gene encoding histone H4-like produces the protein MLFSIRSAKFVFKELFQFIASTAIGIMSGRGKGGKGLGKGGAKRHRKVLRDNIQGITKPAIRRLARRGGVKRISGLIYEETRGVLKVFLENVIRDAVTYTEHAKRKTVTAMDVVYALKRQGRTLYGFGG, from the coding sequence ATGTTGTTTTCAATCAGGTCCGCCAAGTTTGTATTTAAGGAACTGTTTCAGTTCATAGCTTCCACTGCGATAGGAATCATGTCTGGTCGCGGCAAAGGCGGAAAAGGCTTGGGGAAGGGTGGTGCTAAGCGCCATCGTAAGGTGCTCCGGGATAACATCCAGGGCATTACAAAACCAGCTATTCGCCGTTTGGCTCGGCGCGGTGGCGTCAAGCGCATTTCCGGTCTTATCTATGAGGAGACTCGAGGTGTGCTTAAGGTTTTCTTAGAGAACGTTATTCGAGACGCCGTCACCTATACGGAGCACGCCAAGCGCAAAACTGTCACAGCCATGGATGTAGTATACGCCCTAAAACGTCAGGGGCGCACTCTGTATGGCTTTGGCGGCTGA
- the H1-6 gene encoding histone H1t, with protein sequence MSETVPAASASAVPAAMEKLLTNKRGRKPTGLTSASRKAPNLSVSKLITEALSVSQERVGMSLVALKKALAAAGYDVEKNNSRIKRSLKSLVNKRILVQTRGTGASGSFKLSKKVIPKSTRSKAEKSVSAKTKKVVLSRDSKSPKTAKTNKRAKKPRATAPKKAVRSGRKAKGAKGKQQQKSPVKARASKSKLTQHHEVNVRKATSKK encoded by the coding sequence ATGTCTGAAACCGTACCTGCAGCTTCTGCCAGTGCTGTTCCAGCCGCTATGGAGAAACTTCTAACCAACAAGCGAGGGAGGAAGCCGACTGGCTTGACAAGTGCAAGTCGCAAAGCGCCGAACCTATCTGTGTCCAAGTTGATCACTGAGGCCCTTTCAGTGTCACAGGAACGAGTAGGTATGTCTTTGGTTGCGCTCAAGAAGGCGTTGGCCGCTGCTGGCTACGACGTGGAGAAGAATAACAGCCGCATCAAACGGTCCCTCAAGAGCTTAGTGAACAAGCGAATTCTGGTGCAAACCAGGGGTACTGGTGCTTCCGGTTCCTTTAAGCTTAGTAAGAAGGTGATTCCTAAATCTACCAGAAGCAAGGCTGAAAAGTCAGTTTCTGCCAAGACCAAGAAGGTCGTTTTATCCAGGGACTCCAAGTCACCAAAGACTGCTAAAACCAATAAGAGAGCCAAGAAGCCGAGAGCGACAGCTCCTAAAAAAGCTGTTAGGAGCGGGAGAAAGGCTAAAGGAGCCAAGGGTAAGCAACAGCAGAAGAGCCCAGTGAAGGCAAGGGCTTCGAAGTCAAAATTGACCCAACATCATGAAGTTAATGTTAGAAAGGCCACATCTAAGAAGTAA